One window of the Colletotrichum destructivum chromosome 6, complete sequence genome contains the following:
- a CDS encoding Putative CBS domain-containing protein → MEATAATGSHNDEAIATSPPVVPQRTPSQTSLHKTTHVHAHRQSFAENLRNAPGSPRAQRHPSFTQSAVQELLNHPPAASKHANPRFAGRDWRDVSVNELVAQDDFKWATLDTSVEEASMTLVKHSPSNVVLIRENDTAKIAVSTFDYNDLNTYLLIVVGLAKPEEEQVPLYDEIVNKARDGARIALRDIQPLCRKESLITLPFDETLERAIEVFGSGIHRVLVTSPTGDVIGILSQLKVIEFFWNEGINFPAIDRLYPVTLRDLGIGTQQIVAVNSDSSLGDALALMNAEGLTSVAVIDNGNNVVGNISTVDVKHLTNAADAPLLQSSCMHFISVILSERGVEHGRDSFPVFYVNPYSTLAHTVAKLVATQSHRMWVVESASPSPSAPATPLLAPTPSTVLVPGSGSAPQSPLPTQTHTAVPAAAMPGAHLSGRLTAVISLTDILNMFAKSSGLRPSDPGEQRARRRRSSSSSMRPSLDSSRASLDLRR, encoded by the exons ATGgaagcaacagcagcgaCCGGATCGCACAACGACGAAGCCATCGCCACTTCGCCTCCTGTAGTCCCTCAGCGAACTCCTTCCCAGACGAGCCTGCACAAGACAACCCATGTCCATGCACACCGCCAGAGCTTCGCCGAGAACCTGAGGAACGCGCCTGGCTCCCCTCGCGCCCAGCGTCACCCTTCCTTCACCCAATCTGCTGTCCAGGAGCTCCTTAACCATCCACCTGCTGCTAGTAAGCATGCAAACCCGCGCTTCGCCGGCCGCGACTGGCGTGATGTTTCTGTCAACGAACTCGTCGCCCAGGATGACTTCAAATGGGCCACCCTCGACACTAGCGTCGAAGAAGCATCCATG ACCCTGGTCAAGCATAGCCCGTCGAACGTCGTCCTCATCCGAGAAAACGACACAGCCAAGATCGCCGTCTCGACCTTCGACTATAATGACCTCAACACCTATCTGCTGATCGTTGTCGGGCTAGCAAAGCCAGAAGAGGAGCAGGTCCCGCTCTACGACGAGATCGTGAACAAGGCTCGCGATGGCGCCCGCATTGCCCTGCGTGATATTCAGCCCCTTTGCCGCAAAGAGTCGCTTATTACTCTGCCCTTCGACGAGACATTGGAACGGGCCATTGAAGTGTTCGGCAGTGGTATCCATCGCGTGCTAGTCACCAGCCCAACGGGCGACGTGATCGGTATTCTCAGTCAGCTGAAGGTCATCGAATTCTTCTGGAACGAAGGCATCAACTTTCCTGCCATTGATAGACTGTACCCCGTGACCTTGAGAGACCTCGGCATTGGAACACAGCAGATTGTTGCTGTCAA CTCGGACAGCTCCTTGGGAGACGCGCTGGCATTGATGAACGCCGAGGGTCTGACGAGCGTTGCTGTCATCGACAACGGCAATAATGTCGTAGGAAACATCTCCACTGTAGACGTCAAGCACCTgaccaacgccgccgacgcaCCTCTGCTACAATCGTCCTGCATGCACTTCATCTCCGTCATCCTCAgcgagcgcggcgtcgaACACGGCCGCGACTCGTTCCCTGTTTTCTACGTGAACCCATACTCAACGTTGGCGCACACCGTTGCGAAGCTGGTGGCCACCCAGTCTCACCGTATGTGGGTTGTCGAATCGGcatccccgtccccgtccgcACCTGCGACTCCTTTGCTCGCCCCGACACCGTCAACGGTGCTGGTGCCAGGATCTGGCTCGGCGCCGCAGTCGCCTCTTCCTACACAGACACACACCGCCGTGCCTGCTGCAGCCATGCCTGGCGCTCATCTCTCCGGTCGTTTGACCGCTGTGATTTCGTTGACGGATATCCTCAACATGTTTGCAAAGTCGTCGGGACTACGACCTTCGGATCCGGGTGAACAGCGTGCGCGCCGTCGCAGAAGCTCGAGCAGCTCCATGCGCCCCAGTCTTGATTCGTCCAGAGCAAGCCTTGATCTGCGTCGGTAA